One stretch of Pomacea canaliculata isolate SZHN2017 linkage group LG1, ASM307304v1, whole genome shotgun sequence DNA includes these proteins:
- the LOC112563295 gene encoding transmembrane protein 11, mitochondrial-like, producing the protein MAELGPRPQNYKDCVVIREIYEHESSQEEFEVQLDQSLEAGVQTIVIEPSRLGDEAARWIMCGNCLHKTAVLAGVGSLVCVGMWPHRNELFMSLGFLSVICAGVYAISWQFDPCCKYQVETNMNKVPKLPLHSLSSSTPVILIRKDDTRRKILHNTISLISGAVCGYKLYKSYFN; encoded by the exons ATGGCTGAACTCGGACCAAG gCCACAAAACTATAAGGACTGCGTAGTGATACGAGAGATATATGAACATGAATCTTCACAGGAAGAATTCGAAGTTCAGCTTGATCAGTCTTTAGAAGCGGGAGTCCAGACGATAGTTATTGAACCATCCAGACTGGGAGATGAGGCTGCCAGGTGGATCATGTGTGGAAACTGCTTGCACAAGACTGCTGTCCTGGCAGGAGTTGGCTCATTAGTGTGTGTAGGAATGTGGCCTCACAGAAATGAACTCTTCATGTCTCTGGGTTTCTTGAGCGTGATTTGTGCTGGTGTGTATGCAATATCCTGGCAGTTTGATCCCTGCTGTAAATACCAAGTGGAGACCAACATGAACAAAGTGCCTAAATTACCTTTACACTCACTTTCAAGCAGTACCCCTGTCATCCTTATCCGGAAAGATGACACTCGTCGTAAAATCTTGCACAACACTATTTCGTTGATTTCTGGAGCAGTATGTGGTTATAAATTGTACAAGAGTTACTTTAATTAA